The following proteins are encoded in a genomic region of Nicotiana sylvestris chromosome 4, ASM39365v2, whole genome shotgun sequence:
- the LOC104220099 gene encoding uncharacterized protein, producing MDAIIWNVRSVNTMQAFERLITMHRKHHFEFIGIREPMQQSHKMERYRARIGLAQAVVNVSNKIWAFIDEIFEVTILYNMTQQLTLRLTHTETHVELILTLVYAKCDRIERIELWDSLYAMASDMTVPWLVGGNFNVIYDEEEKFGGLPVSLIELKNLKKALSTWSRATYGDIFQKIASLEEVVLVHERQFEVNPTQMNRQRLQQVQAEMIKYLALEEAFWRQKASMLWFKVGDRNTKFFHAQVNGRRKRLKLSRIQNSLGNWIEEDYLIAE from the exons ATGGATGCAATTATATGGAATGTCAGGTCAGTAAATACAATGCAAGCATTTGAAAGGCTGATTACAATGCACAGAAAACATCACTTTGAGTTCATAGGAATCCGTGAGCCTATGCAACAGTCTCACAAAATGGAGAGGTATAGAGCAAGAATTGGTTTGGCACAGGCTGTGGTGAATGTATCAAACAAGATTTGGGCTTTTATTGATGAAATATTTGAGGTTACTATTCTATATAACATGACTCAACAGCTGACTTTGAGATTAACGCACACTGAAACACATGTTGAGCTCATCCTTACACTAGTTTATGCTAAATGTGATCGCATTGAAAGAATTGAACTATGGGATTCTTTGTATGCAATGGCATCAGATATGACAGTACCATGGCTAGTTGGAGGCAACTTTAATGTGATATATGATGAGGAAGAGAAATTTGGAGGCTTACCAGTTTCTCTCATTGAA TTAAAGAACCTTAAGAAAGCACTATCTACCTGGAGCAGAGCTACATATGGGGATATATTCCAGAAGATTGCAAGCCTGGAGGAGGTGGTCTTGGTTCATGAAAGGCAATTTGAAGTCAATCCTACACAGATGAACAGACAAAGATTACAACAGGTACAAGCTGAAATGATTAAATATCTTGCATTAGAAGAAGCATTTTGGAGACAAAAAGCTAGCATGTTATGGTTCAAAGTTGGCGATAGAAACACTAAATTCTTCCATGCTCAAGTTAATGGGAGAAGGAAGAGACTGAAATTATCAAGGATCCAGAATAGCCTTGGTAACTGGATTGAAGAAGATTACTTAATAGCAGAATAA